The uncultured Sphaerochaeta sp. genome includes the window ATAGGCGGTAACTTCAATACCATTGGAAAGTCGCACACGTGCAACCTTTCTCAAAGCAGAGTTCGGCTTCTTCGGGGTTACGGTCATGACCCTGGTGCATACACCACGCTTCTGGGGACAACCTTCGAGGGCTGGGGACTTTGTCTTCTGGACAATGGTCTTTCTACCCTTTCTGATCAGCTGATTAATAGTAGGCATCTTATCGACACACTCCCTTTTCTTTCTTTGACCCACTGCTTCTCACAAACACAGGGATCTGCGCCACCCCTACGGGCAACACGTCATATGTAAAATCCGTACCCAGCATGGACACAGCGGTGTGGTTTTACACGGTCCGGCAAGGCTGCATATGCGCCAACAGGCGCATAGGTCAATCCTCGTCGGAATCGTCCACATCCACGGTATCACCCACGGATTTCATGTCTGCCAAATCTTCAACGTCAAATTCATCATCTGCAATCATCTCTTGGTGTCGTGAAGCCTTTACTGCATCAACTCTCTGCTGCAGTCTCAGCAACTCCTCATCCTTGAGTTTAACATCGCGATAAAGACGCATACCAGTTCCCGCAGGAATCAGGTGACCGATAATGACGTTCTCTTTCAAACCACGCAACTCATCTTTACTACCAGCTATTGCTGCATTTGTCAAGACCTTGGTTGTCTCCTGGAAGGACGCCGCACTGATGAATGAGTCGATACTCAAGGAGGCTCGCGTGATACCAAGCAGCAGTGGCTGTGCAACAGCAGGCTCACCACCTTCGGTAATCACCCGGTCATTCTCCTCGAAGAACCGATACTTGTCCACCTGCTGGCCGTGGATCAAATTGGTATCACCAACATGGACCACCTCGACCTTACGCAGCATCTGCCTGACAATAACTCCCAAGTGCTTGTCGTTGATCTGTACTCCCTGCATTCGATAGACTTCCTGAACTTCATCCACGAGGAAGGACTGCAGTGCATTCTCTCCAAGGATATCAAGGATGTCATGGGGATCGACAGATCCATCACACAATGGCTCAGCAGCTTCGACAGAATCACCATCACGGACCAACAGGTTCCTTCCCATTGGTACCATATGCTTGTATTCATTACCGAATGGGTCAGTTACCAAGATGGTACGCTTACCCTTTACGATATTGCCAAAGCTAATTAAGCCAGCAACCTGAGCAAGGATTGCAGCGTTCTTCGGCCGGCGAGCCTCGAACAGCTCACCAACACGGGGAAGACCACCGGTAATATCCTTCGTTTTGGTCCCTTCTTTAAGCAACTTGGCGAGAATCATACCCTTGTCAATCTTCACATTGTCCTGGGTCTGGATATACGATCCGCCAGGCAGCAAGTAGACTGCAAGAATATCTCCCTTTCCATGTTCCTCACTGGTAATCTCAATACGAGGCTGCAAGGACTCAAGGCTATGCTCGGTAATCTTCTTCTCAATATTACCGGTTTCCTCATTCACCTCTTCAACCAACGTGGTTCCCAGCTTGATATCAACAAAGTGGGAGAACCCTCCCTCTTCTGCAATAACCGGCTCACTGAACGGGTCAAATGTTACAAGCGGAGTTTTTGGTTCCAAATAGTCCCCACTCTTAACCATGAGCTCTGAACCAGCCTTCACCACCTGCGTGGTGGAGTGCCCGATCAAATAAACCTTGGACTCATATATTCTGACGGTTCCGTTCTCTTCACTTGCAACCACTTCCCCGTCCTTTTCATAGAACGGAGTACCCTTGGCTACAATATGGCCATCTTCAACAAGAAGCTTGTCGTAGGAGGATGCATCCATGATGGAGTTCACACGGAAGTATTCGATATGTCCCTTACGGGTGAACACTTCCATCTTGTCACTCTCACGAATAACCCTTGAGCCAGTAATGGCGCCGATGACAATCGGATAGTTGAAGGTGAGCTTACTCTCCTCGGAACTGGTAGAAGCAGTACCACCAACGTGGAACGTACGCATGGTTAGCTGGGTACCGGGCTGGCCAATCGACTGGGCAGCGATGATACCTACAGCCTCACCGATTACTACCGGCCGGTTTGTGGCAAGGTTACGACCATAGCACTTGCGGCATACACCATGCTTTGCCTCACAGGTAAGCACAGTCTTCAGGAGGACCTGTTCAATACCAGCTTCCTCAATCTTTCGGGCAGTAATCTCGTCAATTTCCTCATTTGCAGTGGCGATAACTTCACGAGTAAATGGATGCAAGACATCCTCTACCGGACAGCGCCCTACAATGCGGTCTGCAAGGTTCTCAACAATTTCATCACCATCCTTGAGTGCTCCACGCCAAATACCATTGATGGTGTGACAGTCATCCTCATTGACCACAACGTCTTGGCTGATATCAACCAGACGACGGGTGAGGTACCCTGCCTCAGCAGTCTTCAATGCGGTATCGGAAAGGCCCTTACGAGCACCATTGGTGGAGATGAAGAACTCGATGATCGACAACCCTTCCTTGAAGTTCGATTTAATGGGGAATTCGATAACATCACCACTTGGCTTTGCCATCAAACCACGCATACCACCGAGCTGCCTGATCTGGGTCTTTGATCCACGAGCACCTGAGTCTGCCATGAGGAAGAGCGGGTTGAAGCCCTTCTGGCTGACCTTCAATTCCTTCATCAACTCATCGGTCAGCAAGTCATTGGTCTGTGTCCAAACCTCAATGACCCTGTTGTACCGTTCTTCCTGAGTGATATGTCCCTGACGATACTGGTCAAGAATCTTCTGCTGCTCTAGATTGGCCTTAGTCATGAGCTCTGCCTTTCCAGCAGGTACAATCATGTCAGAGAGACCAATGGTAGCACCAAAGAAAGTTGCATATCGATATCCGAGGTCCTTGATGGAATCAAGCATATCAACAGCAATTGAGTTGTCATTCGCCTTCAGTGTATCACCGATAAGAGTCTTCAACTCCTTATCACCCATTGTAGTGTTCTGGAAAGGAACGCCTTCTGGGAGTGCTGCATTGAACAATACCCTTCCTGGAGTTGTCTCCAAACGGGTACCATCCTCGAATCTAAAGCGAATCTTTGCATTGTAGGAGAGCAGACCACTATCAATTGCCTGTTCCAACTCACCAATACTGGTATAGTACTTGCCCTCTCCAGGTGCGCCACTCATCTCACGGGTCAGATAGTTGATACCCATGACCATATCCTGTGAAGGGTATACGATTGGTTTACCATTTGCAGGGTCAAGAAGGTTGGTAACCGAGAGCATCAAGGTCCAGCATTCCAACTGGGCGGCATGAGTCAAGGGTACGTGCACAGCCATCTGGTCACCGTCGAAGTCAGCATTGTATGCATGACATACCAATGGGTGCAACTTGATGGCTTTGCCATCAACCAATACCGGCTCAAAGGCCTGTATACCAAGACGGTGAAGCGTAGGTGCACGGTTGAGCAATACAGGGTGGTCCTTGACGACATCGTCAAGAATCGACCAGACGGCATCCGTCTCTTCCTCGACCAGGCTCTTTGCCTTCTTGATATTGTAGACAACACCATCCTGTACCAACTTCTTCATGATGAAAGGCTTGTACAGTTCAAGGGCCATCTTGGAAGGAAGACCACACTGATGCATCCTAAGCTCTGGACCGACAACGATAACGGAACGACCTGAGTAGTCAACACGCTTTCCAAGCAGGTTCTGTCTGAAACGTCCCTGTTTTCCCTTAAGCATGTCGGAAAGACTCTTGAGAGGTCTATTGCTTGCACCCTTGACCACTCTCTTTCTCTTGGAGTTGTCAAACAGCGCATCAACAGCCTCCTGCAACATACGCTTTTCATTGCGGATGATGATATCAGGAGCATTAAGCTTGACCAAACGGTCAAGACGATTGTTTCTGTTGATGACCCTACGATAGAGATCATTGAGGTCACTGGTTGCAAATCTTCCGCCATCAAGCTGGACCATTGGTCTCAGATCTGGTGGAATAACTGGGATAACTGTAAGAATCATCCATTCAGGGCGGTTGCCACTGTCACGGAAGTTCTCACATACCTCAATTCGCTTGAGCAGGCGCTTGTCAGCCTTGTCGGCTTTCTGGCGCATCTGTTCACGCAGTTCACGGCTGAGCTCTTCAAGATCAAGGTTCACAAGCAATTTACGTACTGCCTCTGCACCCATACCTGCCTCAAATGAGTCACCATACTGTTCACGGGCCTGCCAGAACTCTTCTTCACTGAGCAACTGCTTGGGCTTCAAGCTGGTATCCCCAGCATTGATAACCACATACTTTTCATAGTAGAGAACACTCTGCAGTGCATTACGGGAGATATCAAGCAACATGCTCATTCGGCTGGGAACTGAGCGGTAGTACCAAATGTGTGATACCGGAGCTGCCAGGGAGATGTGTCCCATGCGCTCACGACGGACCTTGGTGTTGGTTACTTCAACACCACAACGGTCACAAATAACACCCTTGTATCGAATCGATTTAAACTTTCCGCAGTAGCACTCCCACTCCTTGGTGGTACCGAAGATTTTCTCACAGAACAGACCATCGCGCTCTGGGCGCAAGGTCCGGTAGTTGATCGTCTCCGGCTTCTTCACTTCACCATAAGACCAATCTCTGATCTGTTCTGGTGAAGCCAGTTTTATCATGATGCTATCGAAATCTTGAATTTCCTTCATCTGTATTTCTCCTGGTTAGTTGAGGGAGCCTTTCGACTGCTTGGCGATCAACTCTTCATCACGTTCGGTAAGGGGCACCTGCTGACCCTTGGAGTCATACACCGACATATCCAAAGCCAAGCCACGGATCTCCTGAACCAATACATTGAATGCCTCAGGCATTCCCGCAGTAGAGGCTGGTTCACCCTTGACAATACTCTCATAAATCTTGACACGACCGTTCATGTCATCACTCTTGATGGTCAAGAGTTCCTGGAGAGTATTTGCAGCTCCGTACGCCTCAAGCGCCCAGACTTCCATTTCTCCAAGACGCTGGCCACCAAACTGGGCCTTACCACCAAGTGGCTGCTGGGTTACCAGTGAGTAAGGTCCTGTGGAACGAGCATGCATCTTATCATCAACCAAGTGGTGCAATTTCAGGTAATAGATATACCCGCAGAATACCGGATTGACGAACGGTACACCGGTCTGTCCATCATAGAGCTTTACCTTGGAGTTCTCAGGAAGACCGGCATTGCGCATCTTCTCCTCAATCTGTTCCATGGTGGCACTCTGGAAAACCGGAGTGGAATACCATTCACCCAGCTTGACAGCTGCCCAGCCGAGCTGAGTCTCCATCAACTGACCAATATTCATTCGGGATGGAACACCGAGTGGGTTCAAACAAACATCAAGCGGGGTACCATCCTCCATGAACGGCATATCCTCTTCAGGAAGGATCCGGCTGACAACACCCTTGTTTCCGTGTCGACCAGCCATCTTGTCACCCTGTCGAAGTTTTCGCTTGGTTGCAATAAGAACCTTTACGGTCTCCTCAACACCTGGGGGAAGCTCATCATTGTTGCTGCGCTTCAAACGCTGGATGTCAATGACTGTTCCTTCGGTACCATGGGGTACCTTCAAGGAAGTATCACGAACTTCTTTGGCCTTCTCACCAAAGATTGAGTTGAGCAACTTGAATTCAGGGGTTGTATCACTCTCACTCTTCGGGGTTACCTTTCCAACCATGATTGATCCAGGTCGAACCATGGTTCCAATGCGGACGATACCGTCCTCATCAAGCTGTTCAAGCATCTTTTCACTGGTGTTTGGAATATCACGGGTAAGCTTCTCAGGACCAAGCTTGGTCTCACGAATATCTGTGGTGAACTCCTTGATATGCACACTGGTGAAAATGTCATCCTTGACAACGCGCTCACTGATCAGGACCGCATCCTCATAGTTGTATCCATGCCAAGGCACGAATCCAACGAGAATATTTCTACCAAGAGCCAACTCCCCTTCCTGGGTTGCGGGGCCGTCAGCGAGGACTGCCCCGGCTTCAACATGCTGCCCAAAGGAAACAATCGGTTTTTGGTTGAAACAGGTATCTTGGTTGGTTCTCTGGAACTTCTGGATTGGGTAGACATCAACCTCACCCTCAATCTCAGCATCATCAACACTGATCACAACTTTCTCAGCACTGACATAGGCAATGGTTCCTGCACGTTTTGCTTTGACCAGGACGCCACTATCGTAAGCAGCCTTTCCTTCTATGCCTGTTCCAACTCTTGGCGTTTCTGGGAATACAAGAGGTACAGCCTGGCGCTGCATGTTCGATCCCATCAATGCACGGTTTGCGTCATCGTGCTCAAGGAAGGGAATCAAGGATGCTGCAACACTGAGTACCTGCTTGGGAGAAACGTCAATGTATTTGATGTCGGTTGCCGGCTTTGTGGAGTAATCCCCACTACGACGAACCGGAATTTCCTTGTCGATGAAGTTACCATCTTCATCAACCTTGGCATTCGCCTGGGCAATGAAGAACTTCTCCTCATCATTTGCATCAAGATAGCGGTACTGCTTGGATACAACCCCGTTGACTACCTTTCGGTATGGGGATTCCAGGAAGCCGTGCTGATTGATGCGGGTATAGTTTGCCAATGAGACAATAAGACCGATGTTTGGTCCTTCAGGAGTCTCAATAGGACAAATTCTTCCATAATGGGTGTAGTGAACGTCACGTACCTCAAATCCAGCACGGTCACGGCTCAAACCACCTGGTCCCAATGCATTGAGCCTTCTTTTATGAGTAAGCTCTGCAAGCGGGTTAACCTGGTCCATGAACTGGGAAAGCTGGCTACTACCGAAGAATTCCTTGATGGCCGCAATAATTGGCTTGATGGAGATAAGATCCTGTGGTTTTACAGAACCTGACTCGAGATTCATGCGCTCCTTTGCAATACGCTCCATACGAGCAAAAGCACTCTTGAGTGCATTCTGCAGGAGCTCTCCAACGGAACGAACACGACGATTGCCGAGGTGGTCAATGTCATCGACATTTTCCTCACGAATGAACACCTTGATCAGGAATCCCATCGTATTGACGATATCCTGCGGAGTAAGGACGGTCAGATCGGTGGAAGCCATTTCTTCTTCCTCTTCACTACCAGTTCCGAACTTCTTGTTGAATTTATATCGACCTACAGACCCAAGGTCATAGCGACGGCTTGAGAAGAACATGTCCGGAAGGTCACGCTCTGCACGCTCAATGGCTATCATTTCACCAGGCATCAAGACTGAGAAAATGGGAGAGAGGACATCTTCCTTGGTCGGCTCATCATAGCCTTCACGGGTGTATTTGGCATCCTCGATCTCGAAACAGTTGAGAATCATATCGCTGTGGAGCGTACCCTCTCCACGGAGATTCACCAACTCAACGGAAGTTACCTTCAGCTCAAGAAGTTCATCAATCTCATGGGCATGCAGCATATCACCAGCTCGAAACACTTTCTTGGATGCTCCATCAACTGTTGCATATACATCCTTGAAAAGATAACGATTCTCCAAGCTTGACTTGAAATCACCATCATCTACCAGGTCAACCATTTCGCCTGTGTAGAAGTGCTCAAGAATCTTCTCACGAGTATCCAACCCAATTGCACGCAGGAAGAGCGTACCGAGGATACGTTTCTTACGATCAATCTTGGTATAGATGAGATGCTTCTTATCATCAATCTCAAACTCCAGCCAAGAACCCCTGTAGGGAATGATCCTGGAAGAGTAGACATCTTTTTCGTTGGAAAAAATGACACCGGGAGAACGGTGGATCTGACTGACCACAACGCGCTCTGCACCGTTGATAATAAATGTGCCACGATCGGTCATCAGCGGGATATCCCCAAAGAAGATTTCCTTTTCTCTCATCTCTCCATTGGAGAACTCGAGGCTGATCGTGACTTTGATGGGTACGCTATAGGATCGACCCTTCTTCTTGCACTCCATTTGGGAGAACTTGATGTTGTCATAGTCGATTGTATACCCTTTGTAAGCGAGACGCATCTCGCCATTGGGACTATCAATGGGGAATGTTGACTGGAACACTTCCTCCAGCCCGTACGACGGATCTGGCGCCAGTCCTTTCAGACAGCGATCCAGCTGTAAGAACCTCTCGTAGGAATCGAGCTGGACTCCAATCAAGTTGGGAAGTTCACAGACTTCATGTAGTTCAGAACCGATGTACGTGCGTGTTATGGATTTGCCGTTGGCAACCATCATGTACCCTCCAAAGTCAAAAGAAAAACAGACATAATCCCTTGCATAACAAGGAAAACAAAGACACAGTTGGCCACCGGTGTCTATCCGGTGGCTTGGTGAACCGGGCTAACGCCCTCTTACAAAGAACAAGAGCTGGGAACCAGGGGTTGCCTGGCTCCCCAGGCTCAGATTAGTCAACGGGCTTGACCTCAACAGTACAGCCAGTAGCCTCAAGTTTCTCCTTGAGAGCATCTGCGTCTGCCTTGCTGACAGCTTCCTTGACAACCTTATCGCCAGCCTCAACAAGTTCCTTTGCTTCCTTCAGGCCGAGGCCGGTGATAGCACGGACTTCCTTGATGGCAGCAATCTTCTTGGAAGGATCTGCAGCCTTGAGGATGACGTTGAATTCGGTCGGCTCTTCAACTGCTTCAGCAGCTGCTGCAGGACCAGCAGCAACAGCAGCAGCTGCAGCCTGGACGCCGAACTTCTCTTCCATCATCTTGATGAGGTCAGCGACCTCCATGACGGACATACTTGCGATTGATTCCAAAATCTCTTCTTTAGTAGCCATATTATCTTCTCCTTATACAGTTTTCTATCTACACAGTCATAGCAGGTTACCTGTGAAGACTAAGACTGTGTCTAGTTCTCTTCGCTGGCAGACTCTACTGAGCCACCATTGTTCTCGACATAGGCAAGCAAGGTTGCTGCCAGCTTCTGCACGGGAGCCTTCATGGTTCCCATCAAGGATGCAATCAGTTCCAATTTGGTTGGGAGCTTGCTGAAAGCCTCAATCTGTTCGGCATTGTAGAATTCACCATCAAGAAGAGCGCCTTTCACTTCAATGGAAGCACCCTCTTTCTTGATTGCAAACAGATCCTTGGCAACAACATTGGCCTCATCACCCTTCACCAAAGCGATGGCGGTGGGCCCAACAAGCTGCTCGTCAGCAGTTCTATCCAGGTCGGTGAGTGCAATCTTTGCAAACCGGTTCTTAACAACACGGAATGCTGCATCCTTCTCCATAAGAGTTCTACGAAGCTTGGTGATCTGCTCAACAGTCATACCACGGTAATCGGTGAAGATATACCCGGTGTACTGGCTGAACTCATCCTTCAAAGCCTTGACAGCCTCTTCCTTCGCAGGGGTAATACGAGTTTTATGATCCATACTATGCTTCTCCTCTTACACCGTGGCCGACATATCCTTCACATTGACCCGGACTCCCGGACCCATGGTGGAGGAAAGTGCGATACTGACCACGAAGTCAGCCTTTGCGTCAGATGGCTTCTTACGGACGATTTCCTTGACAACAGATTTGGCGTTTTCACTTACCAAAGCAGGATCCATGGAGACCTTACCGATGGGAAGGTGGACAACGTTTGTCTTGTCAGAACGGAACTCGACACGACCTTGGGAAAGCTCAGCAAGAGCACCCTTGACGTCGAACGTTACAGTCTGGGTCTTGGGGTTCGGCATCAAGCCTCGGCGACCAAGAATCGGACCAAGACGACCTACGTCCTTCATCATGTCAGGAGTGGCGACTGCCACATCAAAATCCATCCAACCACCGCGAATCTTCTCGATCAGGTCAGTGTCACCAACATAGGCTGCACCAGCTTCACGAGCTTCTTCTGCCTTCTCTCCCTTAGCGAATACAAGGATACGCTTCTGGGCGGAAAACTGATTGGGAAGGACTACCGTGTCACGAACACTCTGGCTTTTCTTGAGGGTCAGCTTAACGGATACCTCAACAGTCTCATCAAATGAAGCGAAAGCAAGTTCTTTTACCAAAGCTGCTGCTTCATCAAATGTATAGAGCTTCTCACGGTCAACATTTTTAATTGCTTCTCGATACTTCTTTCCGTGTTTCATACTATTGCTCCACCTCTACACCCATACTGCGGGCTGTTCCAGCAACAATTCTCTTTGCAGCCTCGATGTCATTTGCATTGAGGTCCTTCAATTTGGTTGTTGCGATTTCAGTCAGCTGGTCCTGTGAGAGCTTGCCAACCTTCACCTTGTTGGGACTTCCACTACCACTACTCAGACCAAGAGCCTTCTTGATGAGTACTGCAGCAGGGGGAGTCTTCAGGATGAACGTGAAGCTCTTGTCGGCATAAACAGTGATGATAACGGGAAGAATGAGCCCAGGTTCGTAGTTCTTTGTCTTGTCATTGAACTCCTGGACAAACTTAGGGGCACTGACACCATGGGGTCCAAGCGCGGGCCCGATTGGGGGTGCCGGCGTAGCCTTCTGGGCAGGGCACTGCAACTTAATAATTGCAGACACCTTTTTCTTTGCCATGTTTCTCTCCTTACGCAATAAATCCAACCTATGGATTGGATTGTGCGCTGGTATTAACGCCTGTCATACGATCAGGCTCCCACCTCATCTCACAATGAGGGAGTAATCACAAACAAATGGACTCGGTTGTAAAAGAACAGAAAAATCTCGTGCAGTAATCCAGTCCAAAGACTACTACAGAATCTTTTCTACTTGGAGGAAATCCACCTCAACCGGAGTGGAGCGTCCGAAAATTCCAACGCTGACCCGCATACGGGCCTTTTCCAAATTGACTTCCTCGATAACCCCGGTGAAGGAATCGAAAGGACCGTCAATAATGCGTACCTGCTCTCCAATGGAGAAGGTCTGCTTAGGTTTGAACACCTTCTCAGCAGGAAGATCACCCGTTTTCTGGAAGAGGTTCTTCACTTCAGCTGCTGATAAGGGTTGCGGCTTAACGCTGTCACTCGGGCTTACAAACCCAGTAACACCCTGTATACGCTTGATGTGAGAACACCAGGTCTTCCAACTTGTATCGGGCAGGTCTAGCTCAACCAGGATATAGCCGGGAAGAATTTTACGCTTCACCTCACGTCTCACCCCTTCCTTAACCTCTACTACGGTTTCAAAAGGAACTTTGACATCAGTGCAAACAAGCGCGAAGTCCATATCGGTCTCGCGCATCTTGTTGATGATTCGCTCAATCTTCTGTTCGTACCCAGAATATGTGTGTACTACGTACCAGCCTTTAGCCATGACTCCGCCTTACAGAATAAACAATACACCTTTAAGCAGGAGGAAGTCCACCAACCCAAGGAATATTGCAACGATGGCTGTAGACACAAGTACGACCTTTGTGGAAGAAATAACAGCTTCACGGGAGGGCCAGACAACCTTTTTCAGTTCCTGGGAAGACTCCTTGAAATACTTAAATAGCTTCTTCATTGAAGGGCTCCTTGAGGGAAAAGATCGAGAAGCTAACAGGCCAAGAAGGATTCGAACCCTCAACATCCGGTTTTGGAGACCAGCGCTCTACCAGTTGGAGCTATTGGCCTATTTGCTTCTCGATCGAAACAACCTTATTTAATTTTTGCCTCGCGGTGCAAGGTGTGCTTGCGCTCGAACGGACAATACTTCTTTAACTCAAGTTTACCCTGAGTATTTCTCCGATTCTTCTCGGTAGTGTAATTTTTCTGCTTACATTCGGTGCACTGAAGAGCAATTTTCTCAACAGGACCTTTTTTCTTTGAATCAGCCATTACGTGCTCCTCGGTGAGTTTTCACCTCAATTCCACTCCCCATTGGAAGGGGATAAAAAAAGAGCCCTCGAACGGATTTGAACCGTTGACCCCCACCTTACCATGGTGGTGCTCTACCGACTGAGCTACAAGGGCGTCGGTCATATGCAGGCAAATCCACGAGATAGTCAACCTGCAACATGCAGAAGCAAACTTACCAAAGAGCAGGTCTTTTGTCAATATACCTGTTCAAGAAAGAAGAAAAAGTTGAACCAGTTGCCCAGAAAACACCAATCTTATATAGTGTAGATGTGCTATTTGTACGAAACACAAGGAGTTCCTATGCAGGATCAACAGAAAACCAAGTACGGTCATC containing:
- the secE gene encoding preprotein translocase subunit SecE, with the protein product MKKLFKYFKESSQELKKVVWPSREAVISSTKVVLVSTAIVAIFLGLVDFLLLKGVLFIL
- the rpmG gene encoding 50S ribosomal protein L33; protein product: MADSKKKGPVEKIALQCTECKQKNYTTEKNRRNTQGKLELKKYCPFERKHTLHREAKIK
- the nusG gene encoding transcription termination/antitermination protein NusG; protein product: MAKGWYVVHTYSGYEQKIERIINKMRETDMDFALVCTDVKVPFETVVEVKEGVRREVKRKILPGYILVELDLPDTSWKTWCSHIKRIQGVTGFVSPSDSVKPQPLSAAEVKNLFQKTGDLPAEKVFKPKQTFSIGEQVRIIDGPFDSFTGVIEEVNLEKARMRVSVGIFGRSTPVEVDFLQVEKIL